The following proteins come from a genomic window of Salvia hispanica cultivar TCC Black 2014 chromosome 4, UniMelb_Shisp_WGS_1.0, whole genome shotgun sequence:
- the LOC125221066 gene encoding pectinesterase-like — MVDRKSNATTLGAALVVACLAAAVAANDEKKQALMANICEDTGMGDSCNEGDIKEAKEAIKKAFDAAVEELKMEIKNATMYKELEKDYMTRQALDKCERVLASAIDEIYTSFEKISQYETGHNMDYVLGEIKIWLSGAIGDKETCFDSFAKTKSESNAKEKVREMLKTSGRLLTKSLAMVIEFEKNYESVKKDLGELVNSVKTPRQLLDDENIPDYVSGQGRKLVENPKIALKPNVVVAQDGSGNFKTFTEAVQTVPKQSSVPYVILVKEGLYMEYVMIPKMTDNVVLIGEGPLKTIISGNKSFAEGFRTGDTSTLTVEGRLFTAKDIGVENTRGPEGQFFRECRISRTVDFIFGNAVTALQKCVMVVRKPMPRQTCEVTVQGREEKNVTGITIIQGCNITAEDAFLNAQPPIAAYLGRPWKTMSRTIIMQTTIEGFISPDGWQPWDGTLGLSTLFYAEYKNYGPGADTSKRVDWAGIQHFADDEAAKPWTPLVHFLIDDWIRDTGVPFDPVFM, encoded by the exons ATGGTCGATAGAAAGAGCAATGCAACAACTCTGGGCGCGGCCCTCGTGGTGGCGTGCCTGGCCGCAGCCGTGGCTGCCAACGACGAGAAGAAACAAGCCTTAATGGCCAATATATGCGAAGACACGGGCATGGGAGACAGTTGCAACGAAGGAGACATCAAAGAGGCTAAGGAGGCTATTAAGAAAGCATTTGACGCGGCGGTGGAGGAGCTGAAGATGGAGATAAAAAACGCGACTATGTataaggagttggagaaggactACATGACGAGGCAGGCGCTCGACAAGTGCGAGCGTGTGCTTGCCAGCGCCATCGATGAAATCTATACGTCGTTCGAGAAAATTAGCCAGTATGAGACCGGGCACAATATGGATTATGTCCTTGGTGAGATCAAGATATGGCTGAGTGGTGCTATTGGTGACAAAGAGACATGCTTTGATTCTTTCGCCAAGACTAAAA GTGAGTCTAATGCAAAGGAAAAGGTGAGGGAAATGCTGAAAACCAGCGGGAGGTTACTGACAAAGAGTTTGGCGATGGTGATCGAATTCGAAAAGAATTACGAATCAGTGAAAAAAGATTTGGGGGAACTGGTGAACAGCGTCAAGACGCCACGGCAGCTCCTCGACGATGAAAACATTCCTGATTACGTCAGTGGCCAAGGAAGGAAGCTTGTTGAGAACCCTAAGATTGCGTTGAAGCCTAACGTGGTGGTGGCGCAAGACGGCAGCGGCAATTTCAAGACGTTCACCGAGGCCGTTCAGACTGTCCCTAAACAAAGTAGTGTGCCGTATGTGATTCTGGTAAAGGAAGGTCTATACATGGAGTATGTGATGATACCCAAAATGACCGATAATGTAGTTTTGATCGGAGAGGGCCCATTAAAAACCATAATTAGTGGCAACAAGAGTTTCGCAGAAGGTTTTCGGACCGGTGACACCTCAACTCTAA CCGTTGAAGGGCGACTCTTCACTGCCAAGGACATCGGGGTTGAGAACACGAGGGGGCCCGAAGG CCAGTTTTTCCGGGAGTGTCGCATTAGTCGCACTGTGGACTTCATCTTCGGCAACGCCGTCACGGCACTACAGAAGTGCGTTATGGTGGTACGGAAGCCCATGCCCCGCCAGACATGCGAAGTGACGGTGCAGGGGCGCGAGGAGAAAAATGTGACCGGGATTACCATCATCCAAGGATGCAACATCACAGCAGAGGATGCATTCCTGAATGCGCAGCCACCAATAGCGGCTTACCTAGGGCGGCCGTGGAAGACAATGTCGCGGACAATCATCATGCAAACCACAATCGAGGGGTTCATTTCGCCCGATGGGTGGCAGCCGTGGGACGGGACCCTCGGGTTGTCTACCCTCTTCTACGCCGAGTATAAAAATTATGGGCCCGGGGCGGACACCTCCAAACGGGTCGATTGGGCGGGTATACAACACTTTGCAGATGATGAGGCAGCCAAGCCATGGACTCCCCTTGTACATTTTCTTATTGATGATTGGATCAGAGACACTGGAGTTCCTTTTGATCCGGTATTCATGTGA